The genomic stretch GAAATATCCAATATAATCTGCTTCTGTCCATTCCATCCCAAATATAAGGAAGTCTTCGGATGTAGGCAGTGATTTTTTATCAGTGGATACAACCATTGCTGAAAGGGCATATCCAATGTATTGAAAACCTTAGAGGCCACCACTCCCTTCGGATCTGCTCGGGGCGTGGTGGGTATGGAAATGACAGTCTATGATTTGCTCGGCGATAACTCCATCCGCAGGAACTTCGCCGTGTAGCTTGACGGATGTTTGGCGACAGCTTCAGGTATTCCTTGGGCAAGGATCTGCCCACCTTTGTTCCCGCCTTCTGGGCCCAGGTCGATGATATGATCGGCCACTTTGATAACATCCATGTTATGTTCGATGATCAGCACGGTGTTGCCTTTGTCCACCAGCCTGTTTAAGACTTCCAGCAGGTGCTCGATATCTTTGAAGTGCAAACCTGTAGTAGGTTCATCAAGGATGTAAAAGGTCTTTCCTGTATCTTTCTTGGAAAGCTCAGTGGCCAGCTTCACCCGCTGGGCCTCGCCTCCGGAAAGGGTGGTAGCATGCTGTCCGAGGGTAATATAACCAAGACCGACATCGTTTAACGTTTGGATTTTTCTGAGTATTTTAGGCTGTTTTTCGAAAAACTCCACCGCTTGCTCCACTGTCATGTCCAGGACATCAGAAATGGATTTGCCCTTAAACCTGACTTCCAGGGTTTCCCTGTTATAGCGTTTGCCCTTGCAGGTCTCACAGGGGATATGCACATCCGGAAGAAAGTCCATTTCAATAAGCTTCATCCCTGCTCCTTCACAGTCTTCACATCTACCGCCCTTGACATTGAAGCTAAACCTGCCAGGCTTGTAGCCACGGATTTTTGCTTCCGGCAACTCTGTAAACAGTGCTCGAATATCGGTAAATACACCGGTGTAAGTGGCAGGATTTGATCGTGGTGTCCTGCCAATGGGTGACTGGTCTACTTCAATCACCTTATCGAGATGCTCCAACCCTTCTATGCTGCCATATGACAAAGGCGTCCTCCTGGAACGGTAAAAATGCCGGTTAAGCAGCGGGAACAAGGTCTCGTGGATCAAGGAACTCTTACCACTTCCTGATACACCGGTCACACAGATCATACTTCCCAATGGCAGCTCCAGGTCTACATTTTTCAGGTTATGCCCACTGGCTTGAAGTAACTTCAGGTAATTGCCACTTCCTTTCCTTCTCGCTGTAGGAACAGCAATCTCTTCTTTTCCATTTAAGTAATTTGCTGTAAGGCTATTCTGCTGGAGGATTTCCTTGGGTGTGCCTTTGGCGACGATATGGCCGCCGTGCCTACCTGCGCCCGGGCCTATGTCCACCACATAGTCCGCGTCCAGCATCATGTCCTTATCGTGCTCCACCACCAATACGGAATTGCCCAGGTCGCGGAGGTCCTGAAGGGCTTTGATCAGCTTTACGTTATCGCGTTGGTGAAGGCCGATACTCGGTTCATCCAAAATATACAATACCCCTACCAGCTGGGTACCGATCTGCGTGGCCAACCGGATCCGCTGGGCTTCACCTCCGGAAAGTGTCCGGAGTGGCCTGTTCAGCGAAAGGTAATCCAGCCCAATGTCCAAAAGGAAGCCAATCCGCTTCCGGATTTCTTTCAGGACTTCTTCGCCAATGATCTTTTGCTTTTCGGTAAGCTTATCGTCGATTTGGCCAAACCAGTTGCCAAGCTGCTGGATATCCATCATGGCGAGCTCTCCTATGTGCTTGCCGGCAATCAGAAAGTGAAGTGCCTCTTTTTTCAGCCGGTATCCCTCACAGTCTGGACATCCCCTGGTAGTGGTAAAGTCACTTACCCATTTTTGAATTTTCTCTGATCCTCCTTCCTGCTGTTTTAGGAGAAAGTTTACGATACCTTCGAAAGTAGTGCTCCACTTGGTACCTGGATACTTGACAGAATCCACTTCCACGGTTGTCTTGTCACCATAAAGCAAGACATCCAGGACCTCTTCTTTTAAGTCCTTGATAGGAGTGGACAGACTGGCCTTATGACGCTTGAGAATCGCTTCTATTTTCTTGAAAATCCAGATATCCCGGTATTCACCGATCGGCACTATTCCTCCCCGAGAAATACTCAAATTGGGATCTGGAATGATACTTTCCTTTGTAATCTCTTCAATGACACCTAACCCGTTACAAGTGGGACAGGCTCCATAAGGACTGTTAAAAGAAAAAGTATTCGGTGCTGGCTCATCGTAAGAAAGTCCAGTGGTAGGATCCATCAGGTACTTGGAAAAGTGATGGATACTACCTTCCTCATCCCGCAGCATAATGATGCCCTTTCCGTGCTGTAGGGCAGTCTTTAGGGATTGGGTGATGCGGTAGCGGTCGTCCTCTTCGGCAATAATCCTGTCCACGACGATTTCGATGTCGTGGATTTTGTAGCGGTCCACCTGCATCTTGGGTATCATTTCCATGACCACGCCATCCACGCGGACTTTTGAAAATCCCATCTTTCTGATCTGCTCAAAAAGCTCCCGATAATGTCCTTTACGGCCTTTTACCACGGGTGCAAGGATATAAAGCTTTTTACCGGCAAAGTGCTCTAACAGCTGGTCGATGATCTGATCCTCCGTCTGGCGGATCATTTTTTTGCCAGAAAGATAACTATAAGCTTCCCCTGACCGGGCATACAGCAAACGCATAAAGTCATAAATCTCCGTAACGGTGCCTACCGTGGAGCGGGGATTTTTGCTGGTGGTCTTTTGCTCAATAGAGATCACCGGTGAAAGCCCATTGATCTTATCCACGTCAGGACGCTCCATACCACCAAGAAATGTCCTGGCATAGGCGGAAAAGCTCTCCATATAACGACGCTGCCCTTCGGCATAGATGGTGTCAAATGCCAACGAACTTTTACCACTTCCACTGAGGCCAGTGATGACCACTAGCTGATTCCGGGGAATGGATATATCTATGTTTTTGAGATTGTGCTCACGAGCACCGTAAATCTCTATTTTTTCTTCTACTGCTGCTACTGTTTTTGACATGAAGGGATCGGACCTTTAATTAGGTTTACAATTTCACAAAAATATGGATTATTCACGGAATACCCTTACCGTCTTCTAAAACCGTTTTTGCATCAGAATAGTTTGATTGTAAATTCTTTATTACGGGCGGCCGAGAAAACAATCGTCAAATTGAAAAAATCAACTGTTTTCACGCCTAAATCCCCTAAAGGGGACTTTCCAAAGCTCCCCTTTAGGGGATGGGGTCATTTTGGGGATTGGAATAAAAACCCTCAAATTTCTATTTAAAGACAGTTTTTGATCATATTTGAAATTTAGTCTGACGCCAGTAATTTTTAATAAGAAAAATCGTAATTATAAAGGAAACTTCCAACGCCCATGCGATTCAGACATTGTTATTAGTCCTGCTTTTGGCTTCTTTTTCGTAGGGCTTCTTCATCTTCACCTGTCAGCGTGGATCGCATCCCACTGAGTGTGAGCTTCCACCAGTAGTTAAAAATAAATTTGCTTTGGTCCCGCTTAAAATAGACCACTCCTTTTTTAAGCTCGCCTTTTGGACCGGGATTTTCTGAGCGTATCACCAGCTTATTGGTGAGGAATGAACCGATCTTCTGGAAAATGTTCTGCCCGTCGCCATAGGTTTTTCCACGGATGTCAATGGCCAGGTCATGATATTTCATGATCAACTCCCCGGATCCATCGATGTCATCAGCCGTGATATCAAAAGTCAATTCATCAATCTCACCACTACGGGCTTCCACTTGGGTCGCAGGCCTGAGCATGGGATTGATGGCCGTAAGTTCCATATCACGAATACTTCCATCCATGGTAAACTTCCCTGTGCTGTCTTGTAGGAAATAGGTAACGTTTAAATCGACATTCCCTTTACCCATTATCCTTGCAGTAGCTTCCAAGGTAAGCTCATTGTGCATTTCGAGCATTTCTGGAACATTGGTGATGTTCATGATTTTTGCGTTGATCTGGTCAAAAAATATGGTGCCTGCCTTTGGGCCCTCATTATCGGGACGCTCTTCATAAGAAACATATCCGTTCTCCAACTGGATCAAATCCACATGAAGGTCTTTGGGAATACTACTGATGATTTCGTTGATCATTTTTGGCCTTTTCCGCGTGTCATCGGGCTTTCTTTTGTCCCTGAAGACATTGATCACCATGTCCGAGATCATTAATTTTTCGGACTCAATCAGGTTTTTGCGGAAGTAGGCATCATAGTTCATATTGACCAGCTTGACCTTTCCCTCCACCAATTCTATCCAATCGGTTTCCTTCGTAAAACTCCTTGTATAGGCATACTTATCCAGCTTGTTGTCCAGCTGGACATGCTGTACTTCCAGGGATTTTTTTCCTTTGTCAAACTGGATTTCCTCCGCATGGAGGACATTGCGGTAATTATTAAAATGGATAAATGATTGCGCGATCCTTCCATTAATTTCCTCCACAGAAAACAAGGCGTCAGGTTCCTCAAGGTCCTTTTTGGTAAGGTTAAAATTCGTAGCGACCACATTAAGGTCCTCTAGCTCAAGCCGGGCAGAATCGGTTACTACATCCCTGTTTTCGATCGAAAAGTCACTGATGTCAATATGGGCCACTTGGATGGATTTATAATCTTTGCCAGACGTTGGTTGGCGCTGTTGTTTATCTTTAAGCTCCAGCGAATCCAGTGAAGGCGATCGGGAGCTGATGCGGACATGTCTGAGCTCTGCAGAATCGAGAACGATCGAGTTGTTTAGCCATAGACTCTTCCATAAAAATCCCGAAAGCAATATCCTTTCGGCGAGCAGATTGATCTTTACATTGCTTTCAGCGACATCTTCTGCAGGAAAGATGGCTACCGAATCCAGCTCCAAATAGGTACCTCTGTAATCGTAATCCAACTTGATATTTCCGAACTTCACTTGATGACCGCTAAAATCATTGGTCCGGGTGATCAGGTCACTGACTATCCTGTCAGCATTCTTGTTCAGGTACAGGTTTACCAAAAAAGGCACCCCCTCCAATACAAAAACAATGACGAGCACCACTATTCCCAAAAAAATTAGCCACTTTTTATTTTTCATATATCTTCTCTAAATAATACAATCAATATAACTAAAAATTGGCGGTTTTGTTCATTTTTTGAACAGAATATGGTAGAAAAACACTTACCTATCGCGCTGACTACACATAAATTTCCAGGCCTTCTTCCGTCAATGCACTTTTGTAAACTTTCAAGTCTCCACAGCTGCCTCCTGAAGCCAACATTCCCGTCTTCAAATCAAAACGGTAAGCATGCAACGGGCAAATGATCTCCCCCTGACCATTAATATGGCCATCTTTCAGCATGGCTCCTCGATGGGGACAGTGTTGCTCAAAGGCGTAAACACTTTCTCCCGAGCGTACCACGCACACCTTTTTGGCTCCTAGCTGCGTCACTTTGATCTTACCTTCTGGTAACATGCCTTTTACATCGTCTTTGGATTTGCCCAATGTGAATTTTCCCATAATGCCCCATTTACTTTTCCTAATTGTACTGATAGTTCACCTTCCTACCTGAAAGATCTCCCCTTTAAATTAAAATTACGCGTAATCCCGCCAATAATCAGCCTCATCATCTCACCATTTGTATAAAAAGTATCAAACTTTTCCAAAACAGGAAAGGGTACTAGTGGATT from Echinicola soli encodes the following:
- the uvrA gene encoding excinuclease ABC subunit UvrA codes for the protein MSKTVAAVEEKIEIYGAREHNLKNIDISIPRNQLVVITGLSGSGKSSLAFDTIYAEGQRRYMESFSAYARTFLGGMERPDVDKINGLSPVISIEQKTTSKNPRSTVGTVTEIYDFMRLLYARSGEAYSYLSGKKMIRQTEDQIIDQLLEHFAGKKLYILAPVVKGRKGHYRELFEQIRKMGFSKVRVDGVVMEMIPKMQVDRYKIHDIEIVVDRIIAEEDDRYRITQSLKTALQHGKGIIMLRDEEGSIHHFSKYLMDPTTGLSYDEPAPNTFSFNSPYGACPTCNGLGVIEEITKESIIPDPNLSISRGGIVPIGEYRDIWIFKKIEAILKRHKASLSTPIKDLKEEVLDVLLYGDKTTVEVDSVKYPGTKWSTTFEGIVNFLLKQQEGGSEKIQKWVSDFTTTRGCPDCEGYRLKKEALHFLIAGKHIGELAMMDIQQLGNWFGQIDDKLTEKQKIIGEEVLKEIRKRIGFLLDIGLDYLSLNRPLRTLSGGEAQRIRLATQIGTQLVGVLYILDEPSIGLHQRDNVKLIKALQDLRDLGNSVLVVEHDKDMMLDADYVVDIGPGAGRHGGHIVAKGTPKEILQQNSLTANYLNGKEEIAVPTARRKGSGNYLKLLQASGHNLKNVDLELPLGSMICVTGVSGSGKSSLIHETLFPLLNRHFYRSRRTPLSYGSIEGLEHLDKVIEVDQSPIGRTPRSNPATYTGVFTDIRALFTELPEAKIRGYKPGRFSFNVKGGRCEDCEGAGMKLIEMDFLPDVHIPCETCKGKRYNRETLEVRFKGKSISDVLDMTVEQAVEFFEKQPKILRKIQTLNDVGLGYITLGQHATTLSGGEAQRVKLATELSKKDTGKTFYILDEPTTGLHFKDIEHLLEVLNRLVDKGNTVLIIEHNMDVIKVADHIIDLGPEGGNKGGQILAQGIPEAVAKHPSSYTAKFLRMELSPSKS
- a CDS encoding DUF748 domain-containing protein, producing the protein MKNKKWLIFLGIVVLVIVFVLEGVPFLVNLYLNKNADRIVSDLITRTNDFSGHQVKFGNIKLDYDYRGTYLELDSVAIFPAEDVAESNVKINLLAERILLSGFLWKSLWLNNSIVLDSAELRHVRISSRSPSLDSLELKDKQQRQPTSGKDYKSIQVAHIDISDFSIENRDVVTDSARLELEDLNVVATNFNLTKKDLEEPDALFSVEEINGRIAQSFIHFNNYRNVLHAEEIQFDKGKKSLEVQHVQLDNKLDKYAYTRSFTKETDWIELVEGKVKLVNMNYDAYFRKNLIESEKLMISDMVINVFRDKRKPDDTRKRPKMINEIISSIPKDLHVDLIQLENGYVSYEERPDNEGPKAGTIFFDQINAKIMNITNVPEMLEMHNELTLEATARIMGKGNVDLNVTYFLQDSTGKFTMDGSIRDMELTAINPMLRPATQVEARSGEIDELTFDITADDIDGSGELIMKYHDLAIDIRGKTYGDGQNIFQKIGSFLTNKLVIRSENPGPKGELKKGVVYFKRDQSKFIFNYWWKLTLSGMRSTLTGEDEEALRKRSQKQD
- a CDS encoding Rieske (2Fe-2S) protein yields the protein MGKFTLGKSKDDVKGMLPEGKIKVTQLGAKKVCVVRSGESVYAFEQHCPHRGAMLKDGHINGQGEIICPLHAYRFDLKTGMLASGGSCGDLKVYKSALTEEGLEIYV